In one Podarcis muralis chromosome 7, rPodMur119.hap1.1, whole genome shotgun sequence genomic region, the following are encoded:
- the LSR gene encoding lipolysis-stimulated lipoprotein receptor isoform X1, with product MEETRPAMLPLLWLLGSAWILDPASAMQVTVQNPFNVVILFQPVTLQCNYQTSATQPPIVTWKYKSYCRSRLADAFNPSSQDSQITNQLQQNNPGYNPYVECQDNSRTVRVVATKQGNAVTLGDFYQGRRITITNNADLSIDQTAWGDSGVYYCTVTSNQDLQGNNEAYAELIVLDWLFVVLVVLGFFLVLMLFGICWCQCCPHTCCCYVRCPCCSEKCCCPEALYLAGKAATSGAPSVYAPTLYASSNHLKQGPPATVIPMGPMPAMYNGYGVDYDRASSVGGNSSQVPLLRDTDSIANAAVRSGYRIQANQQDDSMRVLYYMEKELANFDPTRPGQPNGRLEKASVMSELSSLHEDDRRYELRQGMGRLRGQAMSPISDVEEESMRSSETRRLLPPLRRGHYEDPPSRGHGRRPRSRSVDALDDLDRDPYPDRPRSRGRRGSDDDEWHRRDYSPDSRDDYDRYGGRRSRSRDDLRDLDRSHYDDRILQEALRRKQKAGGREDRDHTSTSSGRPGNRRNGDDDNNGFPLPPPPYTETESVSSRGKNDRKLRRNHAVSRESLVV from the exons ATCCTGCCTCTGCAATGCAAGTCACAGTGCAGAACCCATTCAACGTGGTCATCCTATTTCAACCTGTCACTCTCCAGTGCAACTACCAGACTTCGGCCACCCAACCACCTATTGTCACGTGGAAGTACAAGTCTTACTGCCGGAGCCGCCTGGCAGATGCCTTTAACCCCAGCAGCCAGGACAGCCAGATCACCAACCAGCTGCAGCAGAACAACCCCGGGTACAACCCATACGTGGAGTGTCAGGACAACTCCAGGACGGTGCGGGTTGTAGCTACCAAGCAAGGCAATGCAGTGACCCTTGGGGACTTCTACCAGGGCCGGCGCATCACCATCACCAATA ATGCTGACCTCAGCATTGACCAGACAGCTTGGGGAGACAGTGGGGTGTACTACTGCACAGTGACTTCCAATCAAGACTTGCAAGGCAACAACGAGGCCTACGCTGAGCTCATTGTTTTGG ACTGGCTCTTTGTCGTCCTGGTGGTGTTAGGGTTCTTTCTGGTCTTAATGCTCTTTGGGATCTGCTGGTGTCAATGCTGCCCTCACACCTGCTGCTGCTACGTCCGATGCCCATGCTGCTCTGAGAAGTGCTGCTGCCCTGAAGCAC TCTACCTTGCAGGGAAAGCTGCAACTTCGGGGGCCCCCAGTGTTTATGCACCCACCCTCTATGCATCCAGTAACCATCTGAAGCAGGGGCCCCCAGCCACTGTGATTCCCATGGGTCCAATGCCTGCCATGTACAATGGTTATGGAGTCGATTACGACAGAGCCAGTTCAG TTGGTGGGAACAGCTCCCAGGTGCCCCTCCTGAGGGATACAGATAGTATTGCAAATGCTG CTGTGCGCAGCGGCTACCGCATCCAAGCCAACCAGCAGGATGACTCCATGCGGGTGCTCTACTATATGGAGAAGGAGCTGGCCAACTTTGACCCCACCCGCCCAGGCCAGCCTAATGGGAGGCTTGAGAAAG CCTCTGTGATGAGCGAACTGAGCTCTCTGCATGAGGACGATCGACGCTACGAACTGCGGCAGGGAATGGGGCGGCTGCGCGGCCAGGCCATGTCTCCCATCAGTGACGTGGAAGAGGAGAGCATGCGGAGCAGTGAGACCAGGCGCTTGCTACCCCCCTTGCGGCGCGGCCACTACGAGGACCCTCCGTCGCGAGGCCATGGCCGGCGGCCCCGATCCCGCTCGGTGGATGCTCTGGATGATTTGGACCGGGACCCTTACCCAGACCGGCCCAGGAGCCGCGGCCGACGTGGCTCCGATGATGACGAGTGGCACCGCCGCGACTATTCCCCGGACTCCCGCGACGACTATGACCGCTATGGCGGACGGCGCAGCCGGAGCAGGGATGACCTGAGGGACCTGGACCGATCGCACTACGATGACCGGATCTTGCAGGAAGCGCTGCGGCGGAAGCAGAAGGCAGGCGGCCGTGAGGACCGGGATCACACCAGTACATCGAGTGGGAGGCCCGGCAACAGGAGAAACGGAGATGATGATAACAATGGTTTCCCCCTGCCGCCACCTCCATATACAGAGACGGAGTCTGTTTCTTCCCGTGGCAAGAATGACCGCAAGCTCCGGAGG AACCATGCTGTCAGCAGGGAAAGTTTGGTGGTTTAA
- the LSR gene encoding lipolysis-stimulated lipoprotein receptor isoform X2, translating into MEETRPAMLPLLWLLGSAWILDPASAMQVTVQNPFNVVILFQPVTLQCNYQTSATQPPIVTWKYKSYCRSRLADAFNPSSQDSQITNQLQQNNPGYNPYVECQDNSRTVRVVATKQGNAVTLGDFYQGRRITITNNADLSIDQTAWGDSGVYYCTVTSNQDLQGNNEAYAELIVLGKSSGVSELLPGFQIGHMEDWLFVVLVVLGFFLVLMLFGICWCQCCPHTCCCYVRCPCCSEKCCCPEALYLAGKAATSGAPSVYAPTLYASSNHLKQGPPATVIPMGPMPAMYNGYGVDYDRASSVGGNSSQVPLLRDTDSIANAASVMSELSSLHEDDRRYELRQGMGRLRGQAMSPISDVEEESMRSSETRRLLPPLRRGHYEDPPSRGHGRRPRSRSVDALDDLDRDPYPDRPRSRGRRGSDDDEWHRRDYSPDSRDDYDRYGGRRSRSRDDLRDLDRSHYDDRILQEALRRKQKAGGREDRDHTSTSSGRPGNRRNGDDDNNGFPLPPPPYTETESVSSRGKNDRKLRRNHAVSRESLVV; encoded by the exons ATCCTGCCTCTGCAATGCAAGTCACAGTGCAGAACCCATTCAACGTGGTCATCCTATTTCAACCTGTCACTCTCCAGTGCAACTACCAGACTTCGGCCACCCAACCACCTATTGTCACGTGGAAGTACAAGTCTTACTGCCGGAGCCGCCTGGCAGATGCCTTTAACCCCAGCAGCCAGGACAGCCAGATCACCAACCAGCTGCAGCAGAACAACCCCGGGTACAACCCATACGTGGAGTGTCAGGACAACTCCAGGACGGTGCGGGTTGTAGCTACCAAGCAAGGCAATGCAGTGACCCTTGGGGACTTCTACCAGGGCCGGCGCATCACCATCACCAATA ATGCTGACCTCAGCATTGACCAGACAGCTTGGGGAGACAGTGGGGTGTACTACTGCACAGTGACTTCCAATCAAGACTTGCAAGGCAACAACGAGGCCTACGCTGAGCTCATTGTTTTGG GCAAATCCTCCGGTGTCTCAGAGCTTTTGCCAGGCTTTCAGATAGGGCATATGGAAG ACTGGCTCTTTGTCGTCCTGGTGGTGTTAGGGTTCTTTCTGGTCTTAATGCTCTTTGGGATCTGCTGGTGTCAATGCTGCCCTCACACCTGCTGCTGCTACGTCCGATGCCCATGCTGCTCTGAGAAGTGCTGCTGCCCTGAAGCAC TCTACCTTGCAGGGAAAGCTGCAACTTCGGGGGCCCCCAGTGTTTATGCACCCACCCTCTATGCATCCAGTAACCATCTGAAGCAGGGGCCCCCAGCCACTGTGATTCCCATGGGTCCAATGCCTGCCATGTACAATGGTTATGGAGTCGATTACGACAGAGCCAGTTCAG TTGGTGGGAACAGCTCCCAGGTGCCCCTCCTGAGGGATACAGATAGTATTGCAAATGCTG CCTCTGTGATGAGCGAACTGAGCTCTCTGCATGAGGACGATCGACGCTACGAACTGCGGCAGGGAATGGGGCGGCTGCGCGGCCAGGCCATGTCTCCCATCAGTGACGTGGAAGAGGAGAGCATGCGGAGCAGTGAGACCAGGCGCTTGCTACCCCCCTTGCGGCGCGGCCACTACGAGGACCCTCCGTCGCGAGGCCATGGCCGGCGGCCCCGATCCCGCTCGGTGGATGCTCTGGATGATTTGGACCGGGACCCTTACCCAGACCGGCCCAGGAGCCGCGGCCGACGTGGCTCCGATGATGACGAGTGGCACCGCCGCGACTATTCCCCGGACTCCCGCGACGACTATGACCGCTATGGCGGACGGCGCAGCCGGAGCAGGGATGACCTGAGGGACCTGGACCGATCGCACTACGATGACCGGATCTTGCAGGAAGCGCTGCGGCGGAAGCAGAAGGCAGGCGGCCGTGAGGACCGGGATCACACCAGTACATCGAGTGGGAGGCCCGGCAACAGGAGAAACGGAGATGATGATAACAATGGTTTCCCCCTGCCGCCACCTCCATATACAGAGACGGAGTCTGTTTCTTCCCGTGGCAAGAATGACCGCAAGCTCCGGAGG AACCATGCTGTCAGCAGGGAAAGTTTGGTGGTTTAA
- the LSR gene encoding lipolysis-stimulated lipoprotein receptor isoform X3, with the protein MEETRPAMLPLLWLLGSAWILDPASAMQVTVQNPFNVVILFQPVTLQCNYQTSATQPPIVTWKYKSYCRSRLADAFNPSSQDSQITNQLQQNNPGYNPYVECQDNSRTVRVVATKQGNAVTLGDFYQGRRITITNNADLSIDQTAWGDSGVYYCTVTSNQDLQGNNEAYAELIVLGKSSGVSELLPGFQIGHMEDWLFVVLVVLGFFLVLMLFGICWCQCCPHTCCCYVRCPCCSEKCCCPEALYLAGKAATSGAPSVYAPTLYASSNHLKQGPPATVIPMGPMPAMYNGYGVDYDRASSVGGNSSQVPLLRDTDSIANAAVRSGYRIQANQQDDSMRVLYYMEKELANFDPTRPGQPNGRLEKASVMSELSSLHEDDRRYELRQGMGRLRGQAMSPISDVEEESMRSSETRRLLPPLRRGHYEDPPSRGHGRRPRSRSVDALDDLDRDPYPDRPRSRGRRGSDDDEWHRRDYSPDSRDDYDRYGGRRSRSRDDLRDLDRSHYDDRILQEALRRKQKAGGREDRDHTSTSSGRPGNRRNGDDDNNGFPLPPPPYTETESVSSRGKNDRKLRRNHAVSRESLVV; encoded by the exons ATCCTGCCTCTGCAATGCAAGTCACAGTGCAGAACCCATTCAACGTGGTCATCCTATTTCAACCTGTCACTCTCCAGTGCAACTACCAGACTTCGGCCACCCAACCACCTATTGTCACGTGGAAGTACAAGTCTTACTGCCGGAGCCGCCTGGCAGATGCCTTTAACCCCAGCAGCCAGGACAGCCAGATCACCAACCAGCTGCAGCAGAACAACCCCGGGTACAACCCATACGTGGAGTGTCAGGACAACTCCAGGACGGTGCGGGTTGTAGCTACCAAGCAAGGCAATGCAGTGACCCTTGGGGACTTCTACCAGGGCCGGCGCATCACCATCACCAATA ATGCTGACCTCAGCATTGACCAGACAGCTTGGGGAGACAGTGGGGTGTACTACTGCACAGTGACTTCCAATCAAGACTTGCAAGGCAACAACGAGGCCTACGCTGAGCTCATTGTTTTGG GCAAATCCTCCGGTGTCTCAGAGCTTTTGCCAGGCTTTCAGATAGGGCATATGGAAG ACTGGCTCTTTGTCGTCCTGGTGGTGTTAGGGTTCTTTCTGGTCTTAATGCTCTTTGGGATCTGCTGGTGTCAATGCTGCCCTCACACCTGCTGCTGCTACGTCCGATGCCCATGCTGCTCTGAGAAGTGCTGCTGCCCTGAAGCAC TCTACCTTGCAGGGAAAGCTGCAACTTCGGGGGCCCCCAGTGTTTATGCACCCACCCTCTATGCATCCAGTAACCATCTGAAGCAGGGGCCCCCAGCCACTGTGATTCCCATGGGTCCAATGCCTGCCATGTACAATGGTTATGGAGTCGATTACGACAGAGCCAGTTCAG TTGGTGGGAACAGCTCCCAGGTGCCCCTCCTGAGGGATACAGATAGTATTGCAAATGCTG CTGTGCGCAGCGGCTACCGCATCCAAGCCAACCAGCAGGATGACTCCATGCGGGTGCTCTACTATATGGAGAAGGAGCTGGCCAACTTTGACCCCACCCGCCCAGGCCAGCCTAATGGGAGGCTTGAGAAAG CCTCTGTGATGAGCGAACTGAGCTCTCTGCATGAGGACGATCGACGCTACGAACTGCGGCAGGGAATGGGGCGGCTGCGCGGCCAGGCCATGTCTCCCATCAGTGACGTGGAAGAGGAGAGCATGCGGAGCAGTGAGACCAGGCGCTTGCTACCCCCCTTGCGGCGCGGCCACTACGAGGACCCTCCGTCGCGAGGCCATGGCCGGCGGCCCCGATCCCGCTCGGTGGATGCTCTGGATGATTTGGACCGGGACCCTTACCCAGACCGGCCCAGGAGCCGCGGCCGACGTGGCTCCGATGATGACGAGTGGCACCGCCGCGACTATTCCCCGGACTCCCGCGACGACTATGACCGCTATGGCGGACGGCGCAGCCGGAGCAGGGATGACCTGAGGGACCTGGACCGATCGCACTACGATGACCGGATCTTGCAGGAAGCGCTGCGGCGGAAGCAGAAGGCAGGCGGCCGTGAGGACCGGGATCACACCAGTACATCGAGTGGGAGGCCCGGCAACAGGAGAAACGGAGATGATGATAACAATGGTTTCCCCCTGCCGCCACCTCCATATACAGAGACGGAGTCTGTTTCTTCCCGTGGCAAGAATGACCGCAAGCTCCGGAGG AACCATGCTGTCAGCAGGGAAAGTTTGGTGGTTTAA